The sequence below is a genomic window from Capra hircus breed San Clemente unplaced genomic scaffold, ASM170441v1, whole genome shotgun sequence.
ATTGCTTAGAGAGTttatataaagaaagtgaaattcttaccaaaaaaataataatttttacctTTCAACTGAATCATGACTTACTCTTCTccccagttattttaaaaaacaaataaaatgaagtcTATTGTTTGTAGTTGGTTAGGTATATGTAATATAAAGGAACACAAGAAAGGGTAGGGGGATGCAAAATTAAGGGCAAACATCGAAGGATCCAACAGCAGCTTCCTGGTTGAACCATTTCATATAACTAACTGTCATGTAAATATTACTCTAATCCTAGTATGTGGGTTTGGGATAACGAAGCCTTTCAAATTTCcttaaagagtaaaaaggaatgaatgaatgaataaagtcaAAAGTAATTTGTTCACTGAATGACAACGGATAAAATCTAATTGGGAAGAGAACATAAACCACTGGTACGGAAAATTCTGATTTCAACTAAGTAAAACATTAAATCTGGTGactgtttttatttgttcatcttgTATTAATTTATCACACTCTTTCCTAgcatgtatttattatttgtatggaTTCTTATATAGAGTTTTCCATTCTTTGACCTCAAAATGACTCAATGGAGGGAATGGGATGGTGACAATTTGTAAGTTAACAGTAATCAGAAACTAACAAATTCAAGTCATGACTAGTGCGCTTCTCCTTTTGTGACAAAAACACTTTATCTTACCCTTTTGATTACTAGTGTGGACTTCTCACGATCCCACTTCCAGATGCCAAATAATTCCCATTATAATTCAAAAGCATTCCTTTCCAGACCTGTTTTTAAGCAGGAAAGAGTCTTTCCAAGTACAATTCAAACATCAAATGTTTCTGAAGGGCAAAGGCCATCAATGTGCTTCAAGAGTGCATTCTGGTGCATAAATAATTCATGACTGTATGCCACAGAAAAAGTCTATCTAGTACGGAGATGTCCTCATAGAATCAATCTGCTGCCTTCCACTCCACCCCCAATATAGGGCTGTATAAGATTTGAGACATCTTTCTAGGGTTAAAATGCTAGGAAAGTCAAAATAAAGCTGAACTAACATCAAGATATGATATAAAGTCAACTAACCTAAGAATATTGAGGAACAATCAATAAAGAGAAGATCATCAGTGTAGCCTGGGTGTGTTCCATAGTGAGAGATCATGGAAATGGGGAAAGGGAAACAATCCAAACGAAGCTAGAAGCTAGTGGTAGTGGTGGTAATGAGTGGGGCAGAGCGGCTCTAAACACATGAACTGACAGAGAAACCAAACTGTTTCTTTAACATTCATTTAATCAAGCTAAAGGAAATGCatattttaagagttttaatAACAGTAATAGAGTAGGTAGGTTCACAGCTCCTCTCTAAAGTCAGCTGGTCTTTGACTTTGCAGAAATGATGGGAGGGGGCATTGATGGATGGTAAACCAGGACGACAGGTTGCCACATTAACAGCACAAATAAGTTCTAAAGGTGTTGGGGGAGGGAAGCTTTAAAATTTCTCCTCTTCATAGGCTCAGGTAAACAATCTCAAATATTATGAGCTACAGTTCAACAAAGACTGACAGAGTTGGGCCACCAGAGGTGGGCAAGTCCGGTTGGTCCCGAAGAAGGAGCTGGCATCTGGACAAAGCTGGTCGCCCTGACCCCAGGAAAAGAGCTGCTCACCTCTCCGAGATTTTGTTTTCAGGAGTCCTTACTCAGAAAAACGCCCCTTTCGGGGAGGTACAGGAAATTACAGGTCACATATATGGGGAAACCCACATCTTCATTCTCTAGATTCATCACCTCTAGCTCTTCATCCTTTCCCAGGGAAAGCACGTGGTATTCTGTCTCCTTCCGGAAAATGGCTCTTCCAGCCCTGTCCAAAGAGGCCAGGCGCAAGCGGAACGCGACCTTTCTCTGCCAGAGTAAGCTGACCCCGAGACCGCAAGAGTTGTTCAGTGCACTGCGCTTGAAAATGATACGCCGGTTGGCATAGCACACCACCAAGTCCCAGCCGAAGTTGAAGCCTGCCCACCGCCAGGTGCACTGCTCATCCCTGAGGAGCTGGCCTCCACACCGCATGCTGGTCCTCTGGAGGTCGGACACGTAGACATCCACGGGCCCGCGGTCTCTGGTCTGCTCAGCCCGGAGGAGGGCAAGCCACTGCTCTTTGTACACTGGGGTCAGCCAGGTAGCAGGGATCAGCGCATCCTGGTCGATGATGCGTGCTGACGGCAGGTCGCAGATTATGTAGGCAAGCCGCAGCTGCTGGAATGCTGGCACGAAGGCTCTGCCCTGCTCGGTCTCCAAAAAAGGGGTGCCTTCTGACTCCTGCCTGGACCCAGCAAACCACGAGTTGGCATCAGGCAGTAGGTCTCTGCGGGGGCCTCTCCATGTCGGCTGCAGCTGCAGGAACATCCACTTTTTCAGCGTCGTATACACATCCATCTCTACCTCCATCACGAAGAGGTCTGAAGAGGCAATGACCTCTTTCATGAGATCCAGGCTAACTTCTCTCAATAACTCCTCATTATGCTGGGTCATCAGGTTGTCCAGCAGCCACTGAAGACACATGGCCCTGATGTTCTGGAGTCCATAGCTCTCAGCAGAGTAGTAGTAGCTGCACACGGTCTGATCACTGACGGTCTCCTTCATTATCTCTCCGCACTGCCGAATCAGCTTGTCCAGCTGCAGCATGCTGGCTGTGGCCAGCATGGGGACCACTCGACCGGGTGGGACGAG
It includes:
- the LOC102171960 gene encoding germ cell-less protein-like 1 yields the protein MGALNSRMPWNRVGHAPDEPGAPEGEEEAEEAVIEEGEENEEARPSTSQGRHKRKTGPEGQLAKAPHRKRAKDSLESIYETLFLRGEGSDVQIRALGEEWNLHKVYLCQSGYFASMFSGAWRETSMNTVELQMPDENIDCEALHEALGSLYRGSVLVPPGRVVPMLATASMLQLDKLIRQCGEIMKETVSDQTVCSYYYSAESYGLQNIRAMCLQWLLDNLMTQHNEELLREVSLDLMKEVIASSDLFVMEVEMDVYTTLKKWMFLQLQPTWRGPRRDLLPDANSWFAGSRQESEGTPFLETEQGRAFVPAFQQLRLAYIICDLPSARIIDQDALIPATWLTPVYKEQWLALLRAEQTRDRGPVDVYVSDLQRTSMRCGGQLLRDEQCTWRWAGFNFGWDLVVCYANRRIIFKRSALNNSCGLGVSLLWQRKVAFRLRLASLDRAGRAIFRKETEYHVLSLGKDEELEVMNLENEDVGFPIYVTCNFLYLPERGVFLSKDS